A single bacterium DNA region contains:
- a CDS encoding type II toxin-antitoxin system PemK/MazF family toxin, which yields MVRFDPIQGAEIGKTRPAVVVNPSSVGRLPLRIVVPMTSWQARFATVPWLVHVKKTRRNGLRNESVADCYQVKSISLRRFAAKLGDLDAEQLEEIAAAVAICVGA from the coding sequence TTGGTCCGCTTCGATCCGATCCAAGGCGCGGAGATTGGCAAGACCCGTCCAGCCGTCGTGGTGAACCCGTCATCTGTCGGCCGGCTGCCGCTTCGGATCGTCGTGCCCATGACCAGCTGGCAGGCCAGGTTTGCCACAGTGCCCTGGCTTGTCCACGTCAAGAAGACACGCAGAAACGGCCTCCGGAACGAGTCTGTGGCCGATTGCTACCAGGTGAAATCCATCTCTCTCAGGCGTTTCGCCGCTAAGCTCGGCGACCTCGATGCGGAACAGCTCGAGGAGATCGCGGCCGCGGTCGCGATCTGCGTCGGCGCATGA